In Corythoichthys intestinalis isolate RoL2023-P3 chromosome 4, ASM3026506v1, whole genome shotgun sequence, a genomic segment contains:
- the dbpb gene encoding D site albumin promoter binding protein b, translating into MSRQLTQLPTPDLPAGASPQFGSCTQPAGSLTGGHLNSMVGLKSLLQHPMKGDQRLRSPCDLKDKERSMDLDEDSLGVCSMRNTSGIGGGSNGCNGGSNGGNGVGNFNQFLGPLLWDRTLQADGGLFQLQYMDLEEFLTENGMGSMHNNNSSSSAQIPSQSSPSAVPNQSSQCLPPPSPQGSSSSSPSSSSSPSLLGLEVAQPPSLTGGNDCLHGSQTSMNDSCESPSSSSSSPSSSCPPLLTPTSSGPDAVGIFDLDPSDIVLSNGPGQQNFDPRQTFSEEELKPQPMVKKARKILVPDNMKDEKYWSRRYKNNEAAKRSRDARRLKENQISVRAAYLERENAALRQEVAEMRKELGRCRNILSKYENRLADQ; encoded by the exons ATGTCCAGGCAGCTCACCCAGCTCCCAACCCCGGACCTTCCGGCAGGCGCTAGCCCTCAGTTTGGGAGTTGCACCCAGCCGGCTGGCTCCCTGACCGGGGGGCACCTGAACTCCATGGTGGGACTCAAATCCCTCCTGCAGCACCCTATGAAGGGGGACCAACGTTTGAGAAGCCCTTGTGATCTCAAAG ATAAAGAACGATCAATGGACCTCGATGAAGACTCTTTGGGAGTGTGTTCTATGAGGAACACATCTGGAATAGGCGGCGGCAGCAATGGATGCAACGGAGGAAGTAACGGCGGAAATGGAGTAGGCAATTTCAACCAGTTCTTGGGGCCTCTTTTGTGGGATCGCACCCTACAGGCGGACGGGGGGCTCTTCCAACTGCAGTACATGGACTTGGAGGAGTTTCTGACCGAAAACGGAATGGGCAGcatgcacaacaacaacagctcCAGTTCGGCCCAGATCCCTTCTCAGAGCTCCCCATCCGCGGTACCAAACCAGAGCTCCCAGTGCCTACCGCCCCCATCCCCGCAAGGTTCTTCATCTTCATCGCCCTCGTCCTCATCATCCCCGTCCCTGCTCGGTTTGGAGGTGGCGCAACCACCGAGCCTAACTGGAGGAAACGACTGTCTACACG GGAGCCAGACAAGTATGAATGATTCGTGCGAGTCGCCATCTTCATCGTCCTCGTCGCCGTCATCCTCGTGTCCTCCCTTGCTGACGCCAACAAGCAGCGGCCCGGATGCGGTGGGAATCTTTGACCTGGATCCCTCGGACATCGTTTTGTCCAACGGCCCCGGCCAGCAGAACTTTGACCCCAGGCAGACCTTCAGCGAAGAGGAGCTCAAGCCGCAGCCCATGGTGAAGAAGGCGCGCAAGATCCTGGTGCCCGATAACATGAAG GATGAGAAGTACTGGAGCCGACGATACAAAAACAACGAAGCGGCCAAGCGCTCCCGAGATGCGCGGCGCCTCAAGGAGAACCAAATATCGGTGCGCGCCGCCTACCTGGAGCGCGAGAACGCCGCCCTGCGACAGGAAGTGGCCGAGATGCGCAAGGAACTGGGCCGCTGCCGCAACATCCTGAGCAAATACGAGAATCGTCTGGCCGACCAGTGA